The Vibrio gazogenes DNA segment GCTCCGCTCGATTCTGACAACGATATTCAGGTGCCGAAAGGGTATGAGCGGTTTAAGACTATTCGTGACGGTGCGTCATCACTTGCTCTGATCGTGGTGGTTCTTGGCAGTATTATCGCTGGGATAGCAACACCGACGGAATCCGGGGCTCTGGGTGTGATGGGCGCGATTCTGTTATCGATCCTGTTTAAGCGCTTTAAACCGGAGATGCTCAGACGTTCGGGAATGCAAACCGCGCTGCTGGTGAGCGTGGCTATGTGGATTATTCTCGGTGCATCGGTTTTCAGTAATTTCCATTTACTGATGGGAATCCAAGGGATGGTGTCTGGCTTTACCCAAGGGTTGGATTTACCACCGATCATGATCATTATTATGTTCCAACTGATCATGCTGTTATTGGGATTCATCATCGATGAATTTATCATTGTGCTGATGTGTGCCCCAATATTTACGCCGGTTGCGGTATCACTTGGCTACGATCCGATCTGGTTCGGTGTGTTGATGATTCTGAATATTGTGATTGCTGTTCAGACACCGCCTTACGGTTTTGCGTTGTTCTACCTGAAAGGGATTGCTCCGAAAGGAGTGACCATGATGGATCTGTATAAATCGGTATTACCGTTTATTACCGTACAGTTTATTGTGTTGGTCATTTGTATGATTTTCCCGGATCTGGTGACTTGGTTACCGAATCTGGTCATTCACTAATGGCTTGTGCCACAGACGCTTTTATCCGTATAAAAGTATTAACCGTTTGATAAAAACCTGCCCGACGGCAGGTTTTTTACTGTATGTCTCGATTGAACAAGGATGACAAAAGAAAAAGCCCTTTCCATAGAGAAAGGGCTTTGAACTTGAGATATCAAGCAGGGATTAATGCAGAATCCGCGCGCGGATTGTCCCTTCGATTTTCTTCAGCTTACGCAATGCTTCTTCTGAGCGGGCTGTTTCAACATCAATGACCACATAACCGACATCAGCAGAAGTTTGCAGATA contains these protein-coding regions:
- a CDS encoding TRAP transporter large permease, whose product is MGIEMLTLVLLACILTAFVLGAQVGLALGGIAMGVGYLVWGEALFNIVPTTVESTFFNFILLAIPLYIYMGQILTRSGIGDAMFNASQLLIGRVRGSLAISVIGVCSMIGAMVGIIGAGIMTSSSIALKPMLERGYDKKLALGVIMAGGSLGILIPPSIPMIMFASATQNSVGKMFLGAMIPALITIVLLITYVVISCKLNPERAPLDSDNDIQVPKGYERFKTIRDGASSLALIVVVLGSIIAGIATPTESGALGVMGAILLSILFKRFKPEMLRRSGMQTALLVSVAMWIILGASVFSNFHLLMGIQGMVSGFTQGLDLPPIMIIIMFQLIMLLLGFIIDEFIIVLMCAPIFTPVAVSLGYDPIWFGVLMILNIVIAVQTPPYGFALFYLKGIAPKGVTMMDLYKSVLPFITVQFIVLVICMIFPDLVTWLPNLVIH